Proteins encoded together in one Bombus vancouverensis nearcticus chromosome 14, iyBomVanc1_principal, whole genome shotgun sequence window:
- the beta-Man gene encoding beta-mannosidase, with product MSDSMERDKVEMFTSKEREEEEEEMKRELIDMKMYETWYTYKDMKEILGFINESKDMANMANDEKDTQKELIQSSSECTSEVILKANLTQELEIQEHNDATQSIHSYKPNHTSPIHERASSHGCSNSDLAAAIADSRNPMYRGKKFDSKDTFIRLQDNSNIRDNYSHSTSKYISLKSKNSLQDSDIINSSETKMDTHSECDQKLDRWQINPLDSCVSENDVPLQEPNRPVVEDRMPFRLCKDAQTPETLEKLLPELNFYLKQTAELWHSWHRTTDTKFQWGSPIQVGLAKDNLDKKLVKDIKTDQNQMECTNKHSNERPHKRKSTMILSSFSDITYSSSDEDENTIKKKKIQSHEDTNRVLRSNKMVCTARCSEKNKNLNQDNDSSLLADNMETENFKTDCKKESKEYLSSESIPLCPKKVPHNIRRSITKRREHVINMSSSSPLAHSSNEKQNAITLISKNKGSILTDEKILIELKNDNANDNVKIMFESTETKPLPKKGFSSRINNVYVSLEKLQLEKRKRHEIEKEEAEKKEADQKKKKEEFYKKQLEGRQRREKQKEEEEKHKEGKTKKWNTIVDVKSLKKTNKDEERLQGLNRQNKCTTSVEDNMLYEDDSTSVSREMKITENNVTNNVNCPICNKSFPSDKIETHAAGCEQYISDNEYENDLYIVENKSSPIGINNTEILECGVCSKYKTTNGIHYEDHVNSCLQRQHEEESSNGKITTNKHEHEIIFPATVPGGIYTDLSKAHIIPNNFNENNDVTNRWVGNQSVTYTKGFYVNNTLLKAPKVVLIFHGVDTFATIILNAQKVGETSNMFLRYTFDVTKYLERGENLLEVSFSSPVKVAEALHNKQALKYVIPPICNPDSYNGECHVNYIRKMQASFSWDWGPAFPSMGIWKSVEIIPINEIYIMDVTTDIHKEGKFWNVIITLFLETTSQNNTTCHISSILNINEESNIHNTSNVNLQTDTKSTILLKVPTNLVHEWWPNGYGNQTLYSLTVTAVTSTNVKQKTIRIGFRTVELVQKTLKQGLSFYFQINNIPIFAKGSNFIPASIFPELTTRTDTIKHLLTSAKEANMNMLRVWGGGLYESELFYNIADEYGIMIWQDFMFACGMYPTTKDFLESVKKEVIQNVQRLKNHPSIVLWAGNNENEAALYGNWYETGTKQIYKTDYIKLYVDLIKKEVEQLDSTRPFAISSPSNGLYTEKYNYIGKDPYSKLFGDVHYYNYFNNGWDMNQYPRARFSSEYGFQSLPSIYTMLPVTRTITDLDIDSNFFKHRQHLPLGTVYLKNLISKNLKLPDTQDSLKRFENYVYLSQINQAVSVKIQTEFYRQSKSDLNEIGEGMTMGALYWQLNDVWQAPSWSSIDFDGRWKMLHYYAMEFFAPIIVTYYINDMQLLIYIVSDMTYSIKNAILEVNLYAWNSIKPVQSYVHPNIIIEANTVTKIHNNLLEYSWILNSTALNECQSNFSTKSNCITTLTLRNKTGIPIAPRNYIYPSNALKNIALPIANVSVKVNDNHLPGRYFNYPDIELELITNNIALFVWLEAGNVCGRFSENGFHMFENNKNVTFHACEFITPEVLRKSLKVTTLSGIY from the exons ATGTCAGATAGCATGGAACGAGATAAAGTTGAGATGTTCACATCTaaagaaagggaagaagaagaagaagaaatgaaacGAGAACTTATAG atATGAAAATGTACGAGACATGGTATACTTACAAAgatatgaaagaaattttagGGTTTATTAATGAATCTAAGGATATGGCAAATATGGCTAATGATGAAAAAGATACACAAAAG GAATTAATCCAATCTTCTAGTGAATGTACCTCCGAGGTAATACTCAAGGCAAATTTAACACAAGAATTGGAGATACAAGAACACAATGATGCAACTCAGTCGATACACTCTTATAAACCTAATCATACATCACCAATACATGAAAGAGCATCTTCACATGGATGTAGCAATTCTGATCTTGCTGCTGCTATTGCTGATTCAAGAAACCCTATGTACAGAGGGAAAAAATTTGATAGCAAAGATACATTTATTAGATTACAAGACAACTCAAATATCCGAGATAATTATTCTCATAGCACGagtaaatatatttctttaaaatcaAAAAATTCTTTACAAGATTCAGATATTATAAATAGCTCAGAAACAAAAATGGACACACATTCTGAATGTGATCAAAAATTGGATCGATGGCAAATTAATCCACTTGATTCTTGTGTTAGCGAAAATGATGTGCCTTTGCAAGAGCCAAATCGGCCAGTAGTTGAAGATCGCATGCCATTTAGATTATGCAAAGATGCACAAACACCTGAGACGCTTGAGAAGTTACTGCCTGAATTAAACTTTTATTTGAAACAAACAGCAGAGTTGTGGCATAGTTGGCACCGTACTACCGATACTAAGTTTCAATGGGGGTCACCCATTCAG GTGGGTCTTGCTAAAGataatttggataaaaaattagtaaaaGATATTAAGACTGATCAGAATCAAATGGAATGTACAAACAAACATAGCAATGAACGACCTCATAAACGTAAATCAACTAtgattctttcttctttctctgatATAACATATTCTAGCAGTGATGAGGAtgaaaatactattaaaaaaaagaaaattcagtCTCATGAAGATACAAACAGGGTATTACGTTCAAATAAAATGGTATGTACTGCTAGATGcagtgaaaaaaataaaaatttaaaccaAGACAATGATAGCAGTCTCTTAGCAGATAATATGGAAACTGAAAATTTTAAAACAGATTGTAAAAAAGAATCTAAAGAATATTTATCATCTGAATCAATTCCCTTATGTCCAAAAAAAGTACCTCATAATATTAGAAGAAGTATTACTAAAAGGAGAGAACATGTTATTAATATGTCTTCTAGCAGTCCATTAGCACATAGTAGCAAtgaaaaacaaaatgcaataaCTTTAATATCTAAAAATAAAGGTAGTATTCTCACTGATGAAAAAATTCTcatagaattaaaaaatgataatGCTAACGACAATGTTAAAATAATGTTTGAGAGTACAGAAACTAAACCATTACCAAAGAAAGGTTTTTCAAGTAGAATAAACAATGTATATGTTTCTTTGGAAAAACTTCAACTTGAAAAACGAAAAAGGCATGAAATTGAAAAGGAAGAAGCTGAGAAGAAGGAAGCAgaccaaaagaaaaagaaagaagaattttataaaaaacaaTTAGAAGGAAGGCAAAGAAGAGAAAAGcaaaaagaagaggaggaaaagCATAAAGAAGGAAAAACCAAAAAGTGGAATACTATAGTAGACgtgaaatctttaaaaaaaactaaCAAAGATGAAGAAAGATTACAAGGTTTAAATAGACAAAACAAGTGTACAACATCAGTAGAGGATAACATGTTGTACGAG GATGATAGTACTTCTGTATCTAGAGAAATGAAGATAACAGAGAATAATGTCACAAATAATGTAAATTGCCCCATTTGTAATAAATCTTTTCCAAGTGATAAAATAGAAACACATGCTGCTGGATGCGAACAATATATATCTGATAATGAATACGAAAATGATTTATATATAGTGGAAAATAAATCATCACCAATAGGCATTAACAATACTGAAATTCTTGAATGTGGTGTTTGTTCAAAATATAAAACCACTAATGGAATACATTATGAAGATCATGTTAATAGTTGCTTACAAAGACAGCATGAAGAAGAATCGTCAAATG GTAAAATTACGACCAATAAACATGAACATG AAATCATATTTCCTGCAACTGTACCAGGAGGAATTTATACAGATTTGAGCAAGGCACATATTATACcaaataattttaatgaaaataatgatGTAACTAATCGATGGGTTGGTAATCAATCAGTTACTTACACTAAAGGTTTTTATG TAAACAATACCTTATTGAAAGCACCTAAAGTAGTATTAATTTTCCATGGTGTAGATACATTTGCTACAATCATTTTAAATGCACAAAAAGTTGGAGAAACGTCAAATATGTTTTTAAGATATACATTTGATGTAACAAAATACTTGGAA AGAGGAGAAAATTTATTGgaagtttctttttcttcccctGTTAAAGTAGCTGAGGCCTTACACAATAAACAAGCATTGAAGTATGTTATTCCTCCAATATGCAATCCAGATAGTTACAATGGAGAATGTCATGTaaattatataagaaaaatgcAAGCAAGTTTTTCTTGGGATTGGGGTCCAGCTTTTCCATCAATGGGTATTTG GAAAAGTGTAGAAATAATTcccataaatgaaatttatattatgGATGTTACAACAGATATTCATAAAGAAGGAAAATTTTGGAATGTTATAATCACATTATTTCTTGAAACTACCTCACAAAATAACACAACTTGTCATATCTCATCTATTCTTAATATTAATGAAGAATCAAATATTCATAATACCAGCAATGTTAATTTACAAACAGACACAAAAAGTACTATACTTCTTAAAGTACCTACG aaCCTTGTACATGAATGGTGGCCGAATGGTTATGGCAATCAAACTCTTTACTCATTAACTGTAACTGCAGTTACTTCTACTAATGTTAAGCAGAAAACTATACGCATTGGTTTTAGGACAGTAGAGCTTGTACAAAAGACTCTGAAACAAGGATTAAGCTTTTATTTTcagataaataatattccaatatttgcGAAGGGTAGTAATTTCATACCAGCTAGTATTTTTCCTGAGTTAACTACTAGGACAGATACAATTAAACACTTATTGACATCTGCCAAGGAAGCAAACATGAATATGCTTAGAGTATGGGGAGGTGGACTTTATGAATccgaattattttataatatagctGATGAATATGGAATCATGATTTGGCAAGATTTCATGTTTGCATGTGGAATGTATCCTACTACAAAAGACTTTCTTGAATCAGTTAAGAAGGAAGtaatacaaaatgtacaaagATTAAAAAATCATCCTAGTATTGTTCTCTGGGCTGGAAATAATGAAAATGAAGCAGCTCTATATGGAAATTGGTACGAAACTGGAactaaacaaatatataaaactgATTATATCAAACTTTATGTAGATTTAATTAAGAAAGAAGTAGAACAACTTGATTCCACACGACCTTTTGCAATATCTAGTCCTAGTAATGGATTGTATACagagaaatataattatattggaAAAGATCCATATTCGAAGTTATTTGGAGatg ttCATTATTACAACTATTTTAATAATGGATGGGATATGAACCAATATCCTCGTGCAAGATTTTCGTCTGAATATGGGTTTCAATCGCTACCGTCAATTTATACTATGTTGCCGGTTACAAGAACTATTACTGATTTAGATATAGACAGCAACTTCTTTAAACATCGTCAGCATTTACCATTAGGAACAGTATATTTGAAGAAtcttatttcaaaaaatttaaaattaccTGACACTCAAGATAGTCTAAAAAGATtcgaaaattatgtatatttaagCCAAATTAATCAGGCTGTTTCGGTAAAAATACAAACAGAGTTTTATCGGCAATCAAAGTCGGATTTGAACGAAATAGGAGAGGGAATGACAATGGGTGCTTTATATTGGCAATTAAATGATGTTTGGCAAGCTCCATCTTGGTCTTCCATAG ATTTTGATGGACGATGGAAAATGCTTCATTACTATGCTATGGAATTTTTTGCACCTATTATAGTTACATACTATATTAATGATATGCAGCTTTTAATCTATATTGTCTCTGATATGACATATTCAATAAAAAATGCTATTTTAGAAGTGAATCTTTATGCATGGAATAGCATAAAACCTGTACAATCATATGTTCatcctaatataattatt GAAGCAAATACAGTAactaaaattcataataatttacTAGAATATTCATGGATTTTAAATTCTACAGCACTTAATGAATGTCAATCTAACTTTAGTACTAAAAGTAATTGTATTACAACACTCACCTTGAGAAACAAAACTGGAATTCCAATAGCACCAAGAAATTACATATATCCAAGCAATGCTCTGAAGAACATTGCATTACCAATTGCAAATGTTTCT gTAAAAGTAAATGATAATCATTTACCTGgaagatattttaattatcCAGATATTGAACTtgaattaataacaaataatatagcACTTTTTGTATGGCTAGAAGCTGGTAATGTTTGTGGTCGTTTCTCAGAAAATGGTTTCCAtatgtttgaaaataataaaaatgttacttTCCATGCATGTGAATTTATCACACCAGAAGTGCTAAGAAAATCTTTGAAAGTTACTACACTTTCTGGTATTTATTAA
- the LOC117159352 gene encoding transmembrane protein 245 isoform X1 translates to MDSTRSPMDNLFNMLSGFSAGHEKALKQGIYNAVALFFLCLVSAAGFGLYIILRPFVKPLIWALLCGSVLFPFKYSLTTMVQSWFEKTEVSHTPLIINLMVLPVQIVDKVSDSIGSFLWKRIKYIASAFLLGAIPLTIYHYIPTILSCLIWRICLIFSTISGFFITTCNTFTIAFILIGYLSVLYIYWTPNNSIHFRYTSFVIWFMISLYVSNILGAYQIIVFITLQILYLIGFIYEVVGIVENQELENKQMTFMEAICFALTNNLTTNIQQDSFPSFSKSKKVENISKESMDDKISEEDKETKVKKFSSKSMSLDATNRGVMKRLQAPSIPLRDRYLLRRLKTELRMSIDIESDKVDTDKYMYGALYACIGMLLWKHRWMIYILIIPIAFYIIKQLGSYFGVGKMIKNQCNIIIQIIKTWCIERHQALLPVNVRGLYKIGIMVDEKLTKALKASVDSVVTIAVIFGLLIFTTCTSIFITIQVYTEGMHLIHITGEILNSSLMNNSDIDWLPEEWEDSVNSVLDNAYTYGRSAISDGIKGLVKDLDTAKAEQLEKKVLELWDRLYQAWMMSNESPDLIGPTVDVTAAYSVWESFKESFGKTPLQLFNMTNIQNFVKENIGICMSVLDSIWSIVKGNMSVILTIFTELFYIILMSGSAVLNFTLSMVVFFTTLFYLLSSSEKTYKPIELTTVFSPINCHSTLHVEGFAVALQEAVIGVFAATFKLASFFGMWTWFTHNLFQVKIIYLPSAFATILGAVPFLDAYFACIPATLELWFTQGSMTAILFFMFHFLPCNIVVTEFYKEIKGGGHPYLTGLSIVGGVFCLGVEGAIFGPLLLCCIMVAINLSRRYLHSPSEEVIPSYAQIKQ, encoded by the exons ATGGATAGTACACGGTCGCCTATGGATAACCTCTTTAACATGCTGTCCGGCTTCAGTGCGGGTCATGAAAAAGCCTTAAAACAAGGCATTTATAATGCCGTGGCACTGTTCTTCTTGTGTCTAGTTTCAGCAGCAGGATTtggattatatattatattgagaCCTTTTGTAAAACCTCTAATTTGGGCTCTATTATGTGGCTCTGTTCTATTCCCTTTCAAATATTCGTTAACTACGATGGTACAGTCATGGTTTGAAAAAACGGAAGTGTCTCATACtcctttaataataaatttaatggtGCTGCCTGTACAAATAGTAGACAAAGTATCTGACAGTATAGGATCATTTTTATGGAAACGCATTAAGTACATTGCCAGTGCATTTTTATTGGGTGCGATACCTTTAactatatatcattatataccTACTATATTAAGTTGCCTTATATGGAGAATATGTCTAATTTTTAGTACTATTTCTGGATTTTTTATAACAACATGCAACACGTTTACG ATTGCTTTTATACTTATTGGATATTTATCTGTGTTGTATATTTATTGGACACCGAATAATTCCATACATTTCCGTTATACCTCATTTGTTATATGGTTCATGATTAGTTTATATGTTTCAAACATATTAGGTGCTTATcaaattattgtatttataacACTACAGATACTATACTTGATAGGATTTATTTATGAGGTAGTAGGCATTGTGGAAAACCaagaattagaaaataaacAAATGACATTTATGGAAGCAATATGCTTTGCATTAACAAATAACTTAACCACAAATATACAACAAGATTCATTTCCTTCGTTTTCTAAAAGtaaaaaggtagaaaatatCAGTAAAGAGAGCATGGATGACAAGATAAGTGAAGAAGACAAAGAaacaaaagttaaaaaattctcCAGCAAGTCAATGTCATTAGATGCAACTAATAGAGGTGTAATGAAGAGACTGCAAGCACCTAGTATACCATTACGTGATCGTTATTTGTTAAGAAGATTGAAAACAGAATTACGAATGTCTATAGATATAGAAAGTGATAAGGTTGATACTGACAAATACATGTATGGTGCATTATATGCTTGCATTGGTATGCTCCTTTGGAAACATAGGTGGATGatatacattttaattattCCTATAgccttttatattattaaacaacTTGGGAGTTATTTTGGAGTAGGGAAGATGATTAAAAATCAATGCAacattattatacaaattataaaaacaTGGTGTATAGAAAGACATCAAGCTCTCTTACCAGTTAATGTTAGAGGTTTATATAAAATTGGAATCATGGTTGatgaaaaattaacaaaagCCTTGAAAGCTTCAGTTGATTCTGTAGTAACAATTGCTGTGATTTTTGGCCTACTTATATTTACTACTTGTACCTCTATTTTTATAACTATACAG GTTTATACAGAAGGTATGCATCTTATTCATATTACTGGAGAGATACTTAATTCATCTTTAATGAATAATTCAGACATTGATTGGTTACCTGAAGAATGGGAAGATTCAGTTAATAGTGTGTTAGATAATGCTTACACATATGGACGAAGTGCTATTTCTGATGGa ATAAAAGGATTGGTAAAAGATTTAGATACTGCAAAGGCTGAACAGTTGGAAAAGAAAGTTTTAGAACTTTGGGATAGACTTTATCAAGCATGGATGATGTCTAATGAAAGTCCTGATTTAATTGGACCTACTGTAGATGTTACAGCAGCTTATTCAGTGTGGGAAAGCTTCAAAGAAAGTTTTGGCAAAACACCTTTAC AACTGTTTAACATGACCAATATACAAAACTTTGTAAAAGAAAATATTGGGATTTGTATGTCAGTGTTGGACTCCATTTGGAGCATAGTGAAGGGAAATATGTCTGTGATATTAACAATTTTTacagaattattttatattatacttatgAGTGGATCAGCAGTACTTAACTTCACTCTCAGTATG gTGGTGTTTTTTACGACGCTTTTTTACCTCCTTAGTTCTAGTGAAAAAACATACAAACCCATTGAGTTAACTACAGTATTTAGTCCTATTAATTGTCACAG cACTCTCCATGTTGAGGG GTTTGCTGTAGCATTACAAGAAGCAGTAATTGGAGTATTTGCTGCAACATTTAAACTTGCTTCTTTCTTTGGCATGTGGACATGGTTTACACATAATTTGTTCcaagtaaaaataatttatttaccaTCAGCTTTTGCAACAATACTCGGTGCCGTGCCATTTTTGGATGCATATTTTGCTTGCATCCCAGCTACTTTGGAACTTTGGTTTACTCAAGGATCTATGACTGCTATTCTGTTTTTCATGTTTCATTTTCTTCCTTGCAATATTGTGGTAACTGAATTCTACAAAGAAATTAAAGG GGGTGGACATCCATATCTGACAGGTCTTTCCATAGTAGGTGGTGTCTTTTGCTTAGGTGTAGAAGGTGCCATTTTTGGTCCCTTATTGTTATGCTGTATAATGGTAGCAATTAATCTAAGTCGTCGTTACCTACATTCGCCATCAGAAGAAGTTATACCCTCATATGCACAAATTAAACAGTAA
- the LOC117159352 gene encoding transmembrane protein 245 isoform X2: MDSTRSPMDNLFNMLSGFSAGHEKALKQGIYNAVALFFLCLVSAAGFGLYIILRPFVKPLIWALLCGSVLFPFKYSLTTMVQSWFEKTEVSHTPLIINLMVLPVQIVDKVSDSIGSFLWKRIKYIASAFLLGAIPLTIYHYIPTILSCLIWRICLIFSTISGFFITTCNTFTIAFILIGYLSVLYIYWTPNNSIHFRYTSFVIWFMISLYVSNILGAYQIIVFITLQILYLIGFIYEVVGIVENQELENKQMTFMEAICFALTNNLTTNIQQDSFPSFSKSKKVENISKESMDDKISEEDKETKVKKFSSKSMSLDATNRGVMKRLQAPSIPLRDRYLLRRLKTELRMSIDIESDKVDTDKYMYGALYACIGMLLWKHRWMIYILIIPIAFYIIKQLGSYFGVGKMIKNQCNIIIQIIKTWCIERHQALLPVNVRGLYKIGIMVDEKLTKALKASVDSVVTIAVIFGLLIFTTCTSIFITIQVYTEGMHLIHITGEILNSSLMNNSDIDWLPEEWEDSVNSVLDNAYTYGRSAISDGIKGLVKDLDTAKAEQLEKKVLELWDRLYQAWMMSNESPDLIGPTVDVTAAYSVWESFKESFGKTPLQLFNMTNIQNFVKENIGICMSVLDSIWSIVKGNMSVILTIFTELFYIILMSGSAVLNFTLSMVVFFTTLFYLLSSSEKTYKPIELTTVFSPINCHRFAVALQEAVIGVFAATFKLASFFGMWTWFTHNLFQVKIIYLPSAFATILGAVPFLDAYFACIPATLELWFTQGSMTAILFFMFHFLPCNIVVTEFYKEIKGGGHPYLTGLSIVGGVFCLGVEGAIFGPLLLCCIMVAINLSRRYLHSPSEEVIPSYAQIKQ, from the exons ATGGATAGTACACGGTCGCCTATGGATAACCTCTTTAACATGCTGTCCGGCTTCAGTGCGGGTCATGAAAAAGCCTTAAAACAAGGCATTTATAATGCCGTGGCACTGTTCTTCTTGTGTCTAGTTTCAGCAGCAGGATTtggattatatattatattgagaCCTTTTGTAAAACCTCTAATTTGGGCTCTATTATGTGGCTCTGTTCTATTCCCTTTCAAATATTCGTTAACTACGATGGTACAGTCATGGTTTGAAAAAACGGAAGTGTCTCATACtcctttaataataaatttaatggtGCTGCCTGTACAAATAGTAGACAAAGTATCTGACAGTATAGGATCATTTTTATGGAAACGCATTAAGTACATTGCCAGTGCATTTTTATTGGGTGCGATACCTTTAactatatatcattatataccTACTATATTAAGTTGCCTTATATGGAGAATATGTCTAATTTTTAGTACTATTTCTGGATTTTTTATAACAACATGCAACACGTTTACG ATTGCTTTTATACTTATTGGATATTTATCTGTGTTGTATATTTATTGGACACCGAATAATTCCATACATTTCCGTTATACCTCATTTGTTATATGGTTCATGATTAGTTTATATGTTTCAAACATATTAGGTGCTTATcaaattattgtatttataacACTACAGATACTATACTTGATAGGATTTATTTATGAGGTAGTAGGCATTGTGGAAAACCaagaattagaaaataaacAAATGACATTTATGGAAGCAATATGCTTTGCATTAACAAATAACTTAACCACAAATATACAACAAGATTCATTTCCTTCGTTTTCTAAAAGtaaaaaggtagaaaatatCAGTAAAGAGAGCATGGATGACAAGATAAGTGAAGAAGACAAAGAaacaaaagttaaaaaattctcCAGCAAGTCAATGTCATTAGATGCAACTAATAGAGGTGTAATGAAGAGACTGCAAGCACCTAGTATACCATTACGTGATCGTTATTTGTTAAGAAGATTGAAAACAGAATTACGAATGTCTATAGATATAGAAAGTGATAAGGTTGATACTGACAAATACATGTATGGTGCATTATATGCTTGCATTGGTATGCTCCTTTGGAAACATAGGTGGATGatatacattttaattattCCTATAgccttttatattattaaacaacTTGGGAGTTATTTTGGAGTAGGGAAGATGATTAAAAATCAATGCAacattattatacaaattataaaaacaTGGTGTATAGAAAGACATCAAGCTCTCTTACCAGTTAATGTTAGAGGTTTATATAAAATTGGAATCATGGTTGatgaaaaattaacaaaagCCTTGAAAGCTTCAGTTGATTCTGTAGTAACAATTGCTGTGATTTTTGGCCTACTTATATTTACTACTTGTACCTCTATTTTTATAACTATACAG GTTTATACAGAAGGTATGCATCTTATTCATATTACTGGAGAGATACTTAATTCATCTTTAATGAATAATTCAGACATTGATTGGTTACCTGAAGAATGGGAAGATTCAGTTAATAGTGTGTTAGATAATGCTTACACATATGGACGAAGTGCTATTTCTGATGGa ATAAAAGGATTGGTAAAAGATTTAGATACTGCAAAGGCTGAACAGTTGGAAAAGAAAGTTTTAGAACTTTGGGATAGACTTTATCAAGCATGGATGATGTCTAATGAAAGTCCTGATTTAATTGGACCTACTGTAGATGTTACAGCAGCTTATTCAGTGTGGGAAAGCTTCAAAGAAAGTTTTGGCAAAACACCTTTAC AACTGTTTAACATGACCAATATACAAAACTTTGTAAAAGAAAATATTGGGATTTGTATGTCAGTGTTGGACTCCATTTGGAGCATAGTGAAGGGAAATATGTCTGTGATATTAACAATTTTTacagaattattttatattatacttatgAGTGGATCAGCAGTACTTAACTTCACTCTCAGTATG gTGGTGTTTTTTACGACGCTTTTTTACCTCCTTAGTTCTAGTGAAAAAACATACAAACCCATTGAGTTAACTACAGTATTTAGTCCTATTAATTGTCACAG GTTTGCTGTAGCATTACAAGAAGCAGTAATTGGAGTATTTGCTGCAACATTTAAACTTGCTTCTTTCTTTGGCATGTGGACATGGTTTACACATAATTTGTTCcaagtaaaaataatttatttaccaTCAGCTTTTGCAACAATACTCGGTGCCGTGCCATTTTTGGATGCATATTTTGCTTGCATCCCAGCTACTTTGGAACTTTGGTTTACTCAAGGATCTATGACTGCTATTCTGTTTTTCATGTTTCATTTTCTTCCTTGCAATATTGTGGTAACTGAATTCTACAAAGAAATTAAAGG GGGTGGACATCCATATCTGACAGGTCTTTCCATAGTAGGTGGTGTCTTTTGCTTAGGTGTAGAAGGTGCCATTTTTGGTCCCTTATTGTTATGCTGTATAATGGTAGCAATTAATCTAAGTCGTCGTTACCTACATTCGCCATCAGAAGAAGTTATACCCTCATATGCACAAATTAAACAGTAA